A window of Catenulispora sp. GP43 genomic DNA:
TCTCGTCGAGGTCCAGGCCCAGGACGTCGGTCTCCACGCCGAGCGTCACGACCGCGACCTCGGGGCTGAGCCGGTGCGGGATCTCCGGCGTCGTGTGCAGGGCGATGGCCAGCCAGACCTGGTGCGCGTCGTGCGCCGGGCGGCCGTGGTCGAGCAGGAAGGCGCGGGCGGCGTCGGCCCCGTCGATTTCGAAGCGCTGGTCCTTGGTGCGGTACGCGGCGGTCAGGCCGAGGTCGTGGAACAGGCCTCCGACGTAGGCGAGTTCGGGGTCTGCGTCGAGTCCTCGGGCCGCGGCCTTGAGGGAGCCCCACAGGAAGACGCGGCGGGAGTGGTTGAACAGAGTGTCGTCGGCGGCTTCGCGGACGAGCGCGGTCGCCTCGCGGACGAGGTGGGTGTCGGGGACGGTGATCCCGGCGATGGTCTCTGTCTCTGACCCAGGCGTCTCTGACACAGGCATCTCTGACATGGGTTTTCTCCCTGGCTTCGGATCCGTTGCTGACTGATTCCAGTCTTGGATCCGGCCCGCGCCCCGACCACCGCGTTGACGGACAGGCACCCCACAGTTCCGGACCTCCCGCCGTCCGTTTTCCGGCCTCGGCGCAATCCAGCCGCAAGAACGACGCTATCGGGACCTGAGAGCTTGATCGCCACCGGTACGACACCGGATCGGACCTCAGAGGAAGGGATGCGCTATGACCAAGTTCATCAACGCGTTCGGCGACCGGATGCTGGCGAAGGTGCTGAAGAAGGAGAGCGCCGGCGCCTGCATCGACGGCGTGGGGACGTTCTGCGGCTGGGTGGCGGTCAACGGCGGCAAGTGCGGCTCCGACGGGCACTTCTACCAGGAAGTCTGCTACGGCGTGCAGACCTGCTACGGCAGCTGCGGTGCCGCGTGCAACCGCGGTGTCGCCTACCAGCACACCCAGATCGTCTGCTAGTCGCTCCCGTGGTGGCGGGGCCGCTGCATGGCCCCGCCCCCCGTTCCCCGGACGGATCTGACGTGATCTATCTCAATCTGTTGTGCCGCGGGCTGCTCGGCGCGGTGTTCCTGATCGCGTTCGGCGGGAAGGTGCGCAGCCCGGCGGCTTTGCGGGCGTTCGCCGGGTCGCTGGCCGACCTGGGGTGGTTGTCGGCGCGGCTGCGGCCGGCCGCGGTCGTGGGGCTGCTGGTCGTCGAGGGGGCGACCGTGCTGCTGGTGGTCTGGCCGGGGACGGCGGCGGCGGGGTTCGCCGCGGCCTTCGCGCTGCTCGTGGTGTTCGTACTCGGGGTGGGGCTGTCGATGCGGCGCGGCGAACGCGTGCGCTGCCTGTGCTTCGGCGCCGATCGTGGCCCGATGGGCGTCTCCGACGTGGTGCGGAACCTGGTGCTGGCCGCCGTCGCGGCCCTGGGGTTCGGCAGTTCCCTGGCCGGCGGCACGGCCGTCGCCGGCGGGGCGATCGCGGCGGTGGCCGGGGGCGTGGCCGCCGGGGTCGTGGCGACGCGCTGGGACGATCTGCGCTTTCTGCTTTCCGCGTGATCCACGCGTTCTCTCCTATGACGATGAAGGGGTTCTCACCATGGTCGGCGTACTCACCGGGCTGGTCGCGGTCCTGACCGTGCTCACGGTCTTCAACCTGGTGTTGTTGTTCGCGGTGATCCGCCGGTTGCGGAGCGCCGAGGCCGGGCACGGCGCCGCGCAGCTGACGCTGCCGCAGGTCGGGGCGCCGATCGGCACCTTCATGGCGGGCGCGACGGACGACACGGTCCTGTCCGGGGAGCAACTCGCCGACGACTTCGTGGTCGCGTTCGTGTCGCCGACCTGCGCACCGTGCAAGACGCAGCTGGCCGACTTCCGGGCCACGCCGCGCTCGGCGCCGGAGCGCACCGTGTTCTTCGTGAACGGCAGCGCCGACGACGCCCAGAGCGCGGAGTTCGCCACGTCGCTGGCCGATCTCGGCCGGGTCGCCTTCGCCTCGGTCGGCGACGCCGCCAGCACCGCCTTCGGGGGCGTGGACAGCTTCCCGACACTGCTGCGCACCGGTGGCGGGAAGATCGAGGCGACCGGCCGGACCTGGGACGCGATCCTCGCGCCGGCCGGCGCGGCGGTGTGATGGCCGAGGCCGGCATGCCCGGTGGTGGTGGTGGTGGCGCTGGCGCTGGCGGCAGCAGCAGTTCGGCGGCCCCGGCACCTCGCCGCCACGTCGCCCGCGCCGCCCTCACCCTGCTGTGGCGCTCCGCTCCGCGGGACGCGGCCGGCGGCCTGTTCATCACCGTCCTGCAAGGCCTCGTCCCCGCCGCCGGCGCCTGGATCGCCAAGCTGCTCTTCGACGAGCTCGCGCACGGCCGCGCCCTGGACACCGCCCGGGCCACCCGGCTCGTGATCGCCGGCGCGGCGCTGACCGCCCTCGGCGTCGTGCTGACTCTGGCCGGCACCCACGTCGCGCGCCGCACCCGCCGCGCCGTCACCCTGCGGGCGCAGGACGAGCTCTACCATGCGGTGTCGCGGCTGCCCGGGCTGCGCTCCTTCGAAGACCCCGTATTCCAGGACCGCCTGCGGCTGGCCGAGCAGGGCGCGCAGAACGCGCCCACCGACATCGACGCGTTCCTGACCGAGAGCGTCCGCAACACCGTCGGCGTGCTCGGATACCTCGGCGCGCTGCTCGCGGTGTGGCCGCCGATGGCGCTCATCCTGCTCCTCACCGCCGTCCCCGCGGCCGTCGCGCAGCGGGCGCTGGCCCGCCGCCGGGCCGGGGTCGCCGAGACCACGATGGCGACCCTGCGACGCCGGTTCTTCTTCCAGCAGCTGCTCACGGACGCCACGGCCGCCAAAGAGGTGCGCCTGTTCGGCCTCGGCCCGCTGTTCCACCGCCGCATGCTCGCCGCGCTCCGGGAGAGCACCGACGCCGAGCTGTCGGTCGAGGGCCGCGGCTCGCGCCTGCAGTCCGGGCTGGCCCTGCTCGCCGCGACGGTCGCGGCGGTCGGCACGATCGTGGTGATCCACGGCGTCGCGGCCGGCCGCGTGACGATCGGCGGGCTCACCTTGTTCACGGCCGCCGTCGCCGGCGTGCAGAGCGCCTCCTCCGCCGTGATCAACCAGGCCGCGCAGGCCGGGAAGACGATGCGGCTGTTCCGCAGCTACCTGGACGTCGTCGGCACGCCGCCGGACGTGGCGTCCGGCACCGGCGAGGTGACGCCGCTGCGCCGCGGCGTGGAGTTCCAAGACGTCTGGTTCCGGTACCACGACAACGCGCCGTGGGTGCTGCGCGGCGTGAACCTGCTGATTCCGGCGGGCCAGAGCGTGGGGCTCGTCGGCCTGAACGGCGCGGGCAAGTCCACCCTGGTCAAGCTCCTGTGCCGGTTCTACGAACCGGACCGCGGCCGGATCCTGTGGGACGGCGTCGACGTCCGCGAGCTGGCGATCGACCAGCTGCGGGCCGCGCTCGGGGCCACGTTCCAGGACTTCTGCCGCTACGACCTGAGCGCCGCGGAGAACGTCGGCGTCGGCGACGTCACCCGCCTCGACGACCGAGAGGCGATCCGCCGGGCGGCGCTGGCGGCTGGGATCGACAGCACCCTGTCGAACCTGCGCGACGGCTACGACACGCTGCTCAGCCGGCTCTTCTTCGACGAGGACCGGCAGCAGGGCCTGGCCCTGTCCGGCGGCCAGTGGCAGCGCGTGGCGATCGCCCGCAGCCTGATGCGGCACGACGCGTCCCTGCTGATCCTCGACGAGCCGAGCGCCGGGCTCGACGCCGAGGCCGAGCACGAGATCCACCGCGCCCTGGCCGTCCGGCGCGCCGGACGGACCAGCCTGCTGATCTCGCACCGGCTCGGCGCCATGCGGGAGGCGGACCTGATCGTGGTGCTGGAGGATGGTCGCGTGGTGGAACAGGGGACGCACGACGAGCTGCTGAGCACTGATTCGCGATACGCGCGGCTGTTCCTGCTCCAGGCCGAGGGCTACCGGGACGCCGCAGCCGTGGCGGGCACGCCGTGATGTGGGCCGTGATCTGGACCGTGATCTGGGCCGTCATCAGCGCAGCCGTCTGCGCCCTGGCGGCCTGGTCCGCGATAGCCGCCGTCCGCCACCGCTACACCGTGGTGCAGGTCGACGGCACCAGCATGGCCCCGACCTTCG
This region includes:
- a CDS encoding ABC transporter ATP-binding protein is translated as MAEAGMPGGGGGGAGAGGSSSSAAPAPRRHVARAALTLLWRSAPRDAAGGLFITVLQGLVPAAGAWIAKLLFDELAHGRALDTARATRLVIAGAALTALGVVLTLAGTHVARRTRRAVTLRAQDELYHAVSRLPGLRSFEDPVFQDRLRLAEQGAQNAPTDIDAFLTESVRNTVGVLGYLGALLAVWPPMALILLLTAVPAAVAQRALARRRAGVAETTMATLRRRFFFQQLLTDATAAKEVRLFGLGPLFHRRMLAALRESTDAELSVEGRGSRLQSGLALLAATVAAVGTIVVIHGVAAGRVTIGGLTLFTAAVAGVQSASSAVINQAAQAGKTMRLFRSYLDVVGTPPDVASGTGEVTPLRRGVEFQDVWFRYHDNAPWVLRGVNLLIPAGQSVGLVGLNGAGKSTLVKLLCRFYEPDRGRILWDGVDVRELAIDQLRAALGATFQDFCRYDLSAAENVGVGDVTRLDDREAIRRAALAAGIDSTLSNLRDGYDTLLSRLFFDEDRQQGLALSGGQWQRVAIARSLMRHDASLLILDEPSAGLDAEAEHEIHRALAVRRAGRTSLLISHRLGAMREADLIVVLEDGRVVEQGTHDELLSTDSRYARLFLLQAEGYRDAAAVAGTP
- a CDS encoding MauE/DoxX family redox-associated membrane protein, translated to MIYLNLLCRGLLGAVFLIAFGGKVRSPAALRAFAGSLADLGWLSARLRPAAVVGLLVVEGATVLLVVWPGTAAAGFAAAFALLVVFVLGVGLSMRRGERVRCLCFGADRGPMGVSDVVRNLVLAAVAALGFGSSLAGGTAVAGGAIAAVAGGVAAGVVATRWDDLRFLLSA
- a CDS encoding HD domain-containing protein gives rise to the protein MSEMPVSETPGSETETIAGITVPDTHLVREATALVREAADDTLFNHSRRVFLWGSLKAAARGLDADPELAYVGGLFHDLGLTAAYRTKDQRFEIDGADAARAFLLDHGRPAHDAHQVWLAIALHTTPEIPHRLSPEVAVVTLGVETDVLGLDLDEITDEQRAAVLAAHPRPDFKNRILRAFHDGMADRPDTTFGTMNDDVLAYFDPAFVRADFVGIIQGSAWPE